In Micrococcales bacterium, one DNA window encodes the following:
- a CDS encoding oxidoreductase, whose product MSWFKRRRGGESAGPAKESAGEAKRQTMAHLQEFSASRVGVEAYLEPPTKDYQTTLLLIATTGEWTRRKIPNAAAGREIAAQLGLPVYDVNFTGYPQRMRDWNAAQRAKTKRPNP is encoded by the coding sequence GTGAGTTGGTTCAAGCGCCGTAGGGGCGGCGAATCCGCCGGGCCGGCCAAGGAATCGGCCGGAGAAGCCAAGCGGCAAACCATGGCCCACCTGCAGGAGTTCTCGGCCTCGCGGGTTGGGGTCGAGGCCTATCTTGAGCCGCCGACCAAGGACTATCAGACCACGTTGTTGCTGATTGCCACGACCGGCGAGTGGACCCGGCGCAAGATCCCCAACGCCGCCGCTGGCCGCGAGATCGCCGCTCAGCTGGGTTTGCCGGTCTATGACGTCAACTTCACCGGCTATCCACAGCGAATGCGCGACTGGAACGCCGCCCAACGGGCTAAAACCAAACGCCCCAACCCCTAA
- the lpdA gene encoding dihydrolipoyl dehydrogenase, with the protein MAFIALTLKKVQSEVAQFDYDVVILGAGSGGYAAALRGAQLGLKVALVESDKVGGTCLHRGCIPTKAMLHSAEVADQVKEAGKLGVSAQFGGIDMAQVNKFKQGVIDRLYKGLSGLVSGRGVDLVTGHGKLVSTNAVEVDGRRLEGDNVILATGSYSRSIPGLTIEGRVMTSDQALEMDWVPTNAIVLGGGVIGLEFASVWRSFGAEVTIVEGLPNLAPNEDVAVSKVLERTFRRRGINFKTGVMVKDVTQSDDQVTLTLENDETLTGDVVLVAVGRGPNTAGLGYEDHGIKMDRGFVLTDDQLHTGVANIWATGDIVPGLQLAHRGFQQGIAVAERISGIKTPAQAEADIPRVTYCDPEIASVGLTEAQAKELHGAEAIETVEYNLAGNGRSQVLNTQGFVKLVRLAAGPVIGVHIIGSHVGELVGEAQLIVNWQAYPEDVAELVHAHPTQNEALGEAFMDLAGKPLHAHA; encoded by the coding sequence GTGGCTTTCATAGCCCTGACACTGAAGAAGGTGCAAAGCGAAGTGGCTCAGTTCGATTACGACGTGGTAATTCTGGGGGCAGGCAGCGGCGGTTATGCCGCAGCCCTGCGCGGCGCCCAGCTAGGACTCAAAGTGGCGCTGGTTGAATCCGACAAGGTTGGCGGCACTTGCCTCCACCGCGGATGCATTCCAACCAAGGCCATGCTGCATTCGGCCGAGGTGGCTGACCAGGTCAAAGAGGCAGGCAAGCTTGGCGTTTCAGCCCAGTTTGGCGGCATCGACATGGCACAGGTCAACAAGTTCAAACAAGGCGTCATTGACCGGCTCTACAAGGGCCTCAGCGGCCTGGTCTCCGGGCGCGGCGTCGACTTGGTCACCGGCCACGGCAAGCTGGTCTCAACCAACGCCGTCGAAGTAGACGGACGGCGCCTGGAAGGCGACAACGTGATCCTGGCAACGGGCTCGTATTCGCGCTCAATCCCAGGACTGACCATCGAAGGCCGGGTCATGACATCGGACCAGGCCCTCGAGATGGACTGGGTGCCCACCAACGCCATTGTGCTTGGTGGCGGCGTCATTGGCCTGGAGTTCGCCTCTGTTTGGCGTTCATTCGGGGCCGAAGTCACCATTGTTGAAGGACTGCCCAACCTGGCCCCCAACGAGGACGTGGCGGTCTCTAAGGTGCTGGAGCGGACCTTTAGGCGCCGTGGCATCAACTTCAAGACCGGCGTTATGGTCAAAGACGTCACCCAAAGCGATGACCAGGTCACTTTGACCCTAGAAAACGACGAAACGCTGACCGGTGATGTGGTGCTAGTGGCCGTTGGCCGTGGACCCAACACCGCTGGCCTTGGCTACGAAGACCATGGCATCAAAATGGACCGCGGCTTCGTCCTGACAGACGACCAGCTGCACACCGGCGTAGCCAACATCTGGGCCACCGGCGACATTGTGCCTGGCCTGCAACTGGCCCACCGCGGCTTCCAGCAGGGTATTGCCGTAGCCGAGCGCATCTCTGGCATCAAGACCCCAGCTCAGGCCGAGGCTGACATCCCGCGTGTAACCTATTGCGACCCAGAAATCGCATCGGTTGGCCTGACCGAGGCCCAAGCCAAAGAACTGCATGGCGCCGAGGCCATCGAAACGGTCGAATACAACCTGGCTGGTAACGGCCGTTCCCAGGTTCTCAACACCCAAGGCTTTGTCAAGCTGGTGCGCCTGGCGGCCGGACCCGTCATCGGCGTTCACATTATTGGCAGCCATGTTGGCGAACTGGTTGGCGAAGCCCAACTGATCGTCAATTGGCAGGCCTACCCCGAAGACGTGGCCGAGCTGGTCCATGCTCACCCCACCCAAAACGAGGCCCTGGGCGAAGCCTTTATGGACCTGGCCGGCAAACCCTTGCACGCCCACGCCTAG
- a CDS encoding 2-oxo acid dehydrogenase subunit E2 translates to MSQSVPMPALGESVTEGTVTRWLKKVGDKVEVDEPLVEISTDKVDTEIPSPFAGVLLEIKVPEDEEAEVGDILAILGADGEAPAPAAEAPAAEAPAEEAPAEEPPAPVEAPPPPPPPAPAAPPPPPPPPPPAPAPAPPAPAAPAEAPASAEAAGYISPLVRKIANDLGVDLGSVVGTGVGGRIRREDVVAAKQGPAPAAGATAAGDARLRSVGADMSFAAAPALTQLTSVAEVDMSGVVQVIEKLSDRFEAREGVELSVSAFFVKAAAEALKIHPKFNSSILDDEVTQYKQQNIGITVDTSLGPVVPVLADAGALGLVGLARAIAQATARAQTGALLPDDLLGGTITLTNPGGPEIMLGFPLIQAPQVAILSVGAVTKRPVVVGDGIAVRSMAYLTLSYDSRLIDGTDAAKFLASIKHRLETTSFEAEIAL, encoded by the coding sequence GTGTCCCAGTCAGTGCCAATGCCAGCCCTTGGTGAATCGGTTACCGAAGGCACAGTTACCCGCTGGCTCAAAAAGGTTGGCGACAAGGTTGAGGTCGACGAACCGCTGGTTGAGATCTCAACCGACAAGGTCGACACCGAAATACCATCACCCTTTGCCGGGGTGCTCCTGGAGATAAAGGTGCCAGAGGATGAAGAGGCTGAGGTTGGCGACATCCTGGCCATTCTGGGCGCCGATGGCGAGGCCCCGGCTCCGGCAGCAGAGGCACCCGCCGCTGAGGCGCCGGCCGAAGAAGCCCCGGCTGAAGAGCCGCCAGCCCCGGTCGAGGCCCCGCCGCCACCGCCCCCGCCGGCACCGGCTGCGCCCCCGCCGCCACCACCACCCCCACCGCCCGCGCCAGCACCCGCACCTCCGGCACCTGCCGCACCGGCTGAAGCGCCGGCATCGGCCGAGGCAGCTGGCTACATCAGCCCGCTGGTGCGGAAGATCGCCAACGATCTGGGCGTTGACCTGGGCTCGGTTGTCGGTACTGGCGTTGGCGGACGGATCAGGCGCGAAGACGTGGTCGCCGCCAAGCAGGGTCCAGCCCCGGCTGCCGGTGCCACCGCCGCTGGTGATGCCCGCCTGCGGTCGGTTGGGGCCGACATGTCATTCGCGGCTGCCCCGGCTTTGACCCAGCTGACCTCCGTGGCGGAGGTCGATATGAGCGGCGTGGTCCAGGTCATTGAGAAGCTGTCGGATCGCTTTGAGGCCCGCGAAGGCGTTGAGCTTTCGGTCAGCGCCTTCTTCGTCAAGGCGGCCGCTGAGGCGCTCAAGATCCATCCGAAGTTCAACTCTTCGATCCTGGATGACGAGGTCACCCAGTATAAGCAGCAGAACATCGGCATTACGGTCGACACCTCGCTCGGCCCGGTAGTACCGGTCTTGGCCGATGCCGGCGCGCTCGGCCTGGTAGGCCTGGCCCGGGCGATTGCACAGGCCACAGCCAGGGCTCAGACTGGCGCCTTGCTGCCGGACGACCTGTTGGGTGGCACCATCACCCTGACCAACCCCGGTGGCCCGGAGATCATGCTGGGCTTCCCGCTGATCCAGGCGCCGCAGGTGGCGATTTTGTCGGTCGGCGCGGTGACCAAACGCCCGGTCGTGGTCGGTGACGGTATTGCGGTCAGGTCGATGGCCTACTTGACGCTGTCCTACGACTCGCGCCTGATTGATGGCACCGATGCGGCCAAGTTCTTGGCCTCGATCAAACACCGGCTCGAGACCACCAGCTTCGAAGCCGAAATCGCGCTATAG
- a CDS encoding DUF4191 domain-containing protein, protein MASRKPPSDPWAEEPKGRKAKRAAKKATKTGQKKTPWYKQIWQVFQMARQAEPLIWLWMLAVVVGTVAIGLAIGLFVWRGHWLYMTLVTLPMGLMSSLILLARRAERAAYARIEDRPGAAFAALSQIRRGWSIDQEPIAADPKTQDMVFRAVGRPGVVLVGDGNPNRLGRMMKKERQRLGRLAPGVPVIELVVGNNKGQVPLMKLSRKLQRLKPQLSKAEVANVNQRLRSMGGMKLPLPKGIDPMRARPDRKGMRGR, encoded by the coding sequence ATGGCATCGCGCAAACCCCCAAGTGACCCTTGGGCTGAGGAACCGAAGGGTCGCAAGGCCAAGCGGGCCGCCAAGAAGGCGACCAAGACCGGCCAGAAAAAGACCCCTTGGTACAAGCAAATCTGGCAAGTCTTCCAGATGGCCCGCCAGGCCGAACCGCTGATTTGGCTGTGGATGCTGGCGGTGGTGGTCGGAACTGTAGCGATTGGCCTGGCCATTGGGTTGTTCGTGTGGCGCGGGCATTGGCTCTACATGACCTTGGTGACCTTGCCGATGGGCCTGATGAGTTCGCTCATCCTGTTGGCCCGGCGGGCTGAACGGGCAGCCTACGCCCGGATTGAAGACCGGCCCGGCGCGGCCTTTGCCGCCCTTAGCCAGATCAGACGCGGCTGGTCGATTGACCAAGAGCCAATCGCAGCCGACCCGAAAACCCAAGACATGGTCTTCAGGGCGGTGGGCCGGCCCGGCGTGGTCTTAGTGGGCGACGGCAACCCCAACCGGCTTGGCCGGATGATGAAAAAGGAACGACAGCGCCTGGGCCGGCTGGCGCCCGGTGTGCCGGTGATCGAACTGGTCGTGGGTAACAATAAAGGCCAAGTGCCTCTAATGAAGCTGTCACGCAAGCTCCAGCGACTCAAACCGCAGCTGTCGAAGGCAGAGGTGGCCAATGTCAACCAACGGCTGCGGTCGATGGGCGGGATGAAGCTGCCATTGCCCAAGGGCATCGATCCGATGCGCGCCCGGCCCGACCGCAAAGGCATGCGCGGCCGCTAA
- the glnA gene encoding type I glutamate--ammonia ligase, translating to MFETPQEAIAYAQTQGVEHVDIRFCDLPGVMQHFTVPAQTFDESAFAEGNEGLMFDGSSIRGFQAIHESDMKLVPDVKTAFIDPFRKYKTLVINCSIVDPFTGETYSRDPRNVAAKAEAYLASTGIADTAFFGPEAEFYIFDDVRYATSDHESFHRIESSLAAWNTGRKEDGGNLSYKTRLKGGYFVVPPTDQLADLRDEMVAKLAQASLAVERAHPECGTAGQQEINYRFDTLLHSGDDLMKFKYVIKNTAWAAGKTVTFMPKPIFGDAGSGMHCHQSLWQDGEPLFYDERGYGGLSDLARWYIGGLLAHAPAVLAFTNPTVNSFHRLVPGFEAPVNLVYSQRNRSACIRIPVTGSSPKAKRIEFRVPDPSSNPYLAFAAQLMAGIDGIRNRIEPPDPIDKDLYELPPAEHDQIQQVPASLPEVLDALEADQDFLTEGDVFTPDLLATWSDYKRTNEVDPLRQRPHPHEFELYYDI from the coding sequence ATGTTTGAAACTCCGCAAGAGGCCATCGCCTACGCCCAGACCCAAGGCGTTGAGCACGTCGACATTCGTTTCTGCGACCTGCCAGGGGTGATGCAGCACTTCACAGTGCCCGCCCAGACCTTTGACGAAAGCGCCTTCGCCGAAGGCAACGAGGGCCTGATGTTTGACGGCTCCTCGATCCGCGGCTTCCAGGCCATCCACGAGTCGGATATGAAACTGGTGCCGGACGTCAAAACCGCTTTCATTGACCCCTTCCGCAAATACAAGACCTTGGTGATCAACTGCTCGATTGTCGACCCGTTCACCGGCGAAACCTATTCGCGCGACCCGCGCAACGTGGCCGCCAAAGCCGAGGCCTACCTGGCTTCGACCGGCATTGCCGACACCGCCTTTTTTGGCCCCGAGGCCGAGTTCTACATTTTTGACGACGTGCGCTATGCGACATCGGACCACGAGTCTTTCCACCGGATCGAATCCTCTCTGGCCGCCTGGAACACCGGCCGGAAAGAGGACGGCGGCAACTTGAGCTACAAGACCCGCCTGAAGGGTGGCTATTTCGTGGTGCCGCCAACCGACCAATTGGCCGATCTACGTGACGAAATGGTGGCGAAACTGGCTCAGGCCTCCCTGGCCGTAGAACGGGCCCACCCGGAATGCGGCACCGCCGGCCAACAGGAGATCAACTACCGCTTCGATACCCTGCTTCACTCCGGTGATGACCTGATGAAGTTCAAATACGTCATCAAGAACACCGCCTGGGCGGCCGGCAAAACAGTCACCTTCATGCCCAAACCGATCTTTGGCGACGCCGGCAGCGGTATGCACTGCCACCAGTCCCTTTGGCAAGACGGCGAACCGCTGTTCTACGACGAACGCGGCTACGGCGGTCTGAGCGATCTGGCCCGCTGGTACATCGGCGGGCTGCTGGCGCACGCCCCGGCGGTTTTGGCCTTCACCAACCCGACTGTCAATTCGTTCCACCGACTGGTGCCGGGCTTCGAGGCGCCGGTCAATCTGGTCTATTCGCAGCGCAACCGCTCGGCCTGTATCCGCATCCCGGTAACCGGTTCGAGCCCCAAGGCCAAGCGGATCGAGTTCCGGGTGCCCGACCCGTCGTCCAACCCCTACCTGGCCTTCGCCGCCCAGTTGATGGCCGGGATTGATGGCATTCGCAACCGGATCGAGCCGCCGGACCCAATCGACAAAGACCTCTACGAGCTGCCCCCGGCCGAGCACGACCAGATTCAGCAGGTACCGGCCTCGCTGCCGGAGGTGCTCGACGCGCTCGAGGCTGACCAGGACTTCTTGACCGAAGGCGATGTCTTTACGCCGGATCTGCTGGCTACCTGGTCTGACTACAAGCGCACCAATGAGGTCGATCCGCTGCGGCAGCGGCCCCACCCGCACGAGTTCGAGTTGTACTACGACATTTGA
- a CDS encoding DUF559 domain-containing protein, translated as MTSLVITELKTGPRAFAPITSSGSSPEALVGSSVFTRSQLTGRGLGRGWVAYQVKTGRLVRVAGKALQSPGRTLTTSRRANAAMLTWPDGVVWGPSALSLHLPDAPVPASDRLIVAASVSRSHQAGLMARKIPVPDDEQTVVAGSIRVQSLQAAIVDTLRHLDQSHAMEMLAWLINAGRIHPAEFTKIAKRRKGYRGARRLHWMRAMVWSNAASLPEFDCHEILRQSLALPADQWQANAPVRLNDGGRLRVDVLVAGARKVVEVDGAAYHRDKAADRRRDQRLRQSGYDVLRLDAVMVMYDKARTIRLLQDFLFPDRPPGPAPGQKGGPPLPKAPWWQRHTHLEPVERLDQSQRRRPRRRR; from the coding sequence ATGACATCGTTGGTGATCACAGAATTGAAGACCGGGCCGCGGGCCTTCGCCCCAATAACCTCATCCGGAAGCAGCCCCGAAGCGCTGGTCGGTTCCAGTGTGTTTACCCGCAGCCAGCTGACCGGCCGAGGATTGGGACGGGGTTGGGTCGCCTACCAGGTTAAGACCGGCCGTTTGGTCCGCGTCGCCGGCAAGGCCCTGCAGTCTCCCGGCCGCACGCTGACAACGTCACGACGGGCCAACGCCGCCATGTTGACCTGGCCAGACGGGGTGGTCTGGGGCCCATCGGCCTTATCACTGCATCTACCGGACGCGCCGGTCCCCGCGTCTGACCGCCTGATCGTGGCGGCCTCGGTTTCGCGGAGTCATCAAGCCGGGTTGATGGCACGGAAGATCCCGGTGCCCGATGACGAACAGACAGTTGTCGCCGGTTCGATCCGTGTCCAAAGCCTGCAGGCGGCCATAGTGGACACCCTGCGACACCTTGATCAGTCTCATGCCATGGAAATGCTGGCTTGGCTTATTAACGCGGGCCGGATCCATCCGGCCGAATTCACAAAGATCGCGAAGCGGCGCAAGGGCTACCGCGGAGCTCGCCGGTTGCACTGGATGAGGGCAATGGTTTGGTCGAACGCTGCCTCTTTGCCCGAGTTCGATTGTCACGAGATTTTGCGCCAGTCTCTGGCCCTGCCCGCTGACCAATGGCAAGCCAACGCGCCGGTCAGGCTCAATGATGGGGGCAGGTTGCGAGTCGACGTTCTGGTGGCCGGGGCGCGGAAAGTGGTTGAAGTCGACGGGGCTGCCTACCATCGGGACAAAGCCGCAGATCGCAGGCGCGATCAGCGCCTGCGGCAATCCGGCTATGACGTGCTCCGGCTTGATGCGGTGATGGTCATGTATGACAAGGCCAGGACCATTAGGTTGTTGCAGGATTTCCTGTTCCCCGACCGCCCACCCGGCCCCGCGCCGGGCCAGAAAGGCGGGCCGCCGCTACCCAAAGCTCCCTGGTGGCAGCGCCACACGCACCTTGAACCGGTTGAGCGTCTGGACCAATCCCAGCGACGCCGCCCGCGCCGCCGCCGCTGA
- a CDS encoding aspartate 1-decarboxylase yields the protein MAVLRPMLLSKIHRATVTAADLDYVGSISLDDELLQAVDLFEGQQVDVLDITNGARLTTYVIRAEAGSGTVAINGAAAHLVHTGDLIIVLGYGLLDESTAQTHLPKVAHVDTNNRIIRLGHHPGQ from the coding sequence ATGGCAGTCCTGCGTCCGATGTTGCTGTCCAAAATCCACCGCGCCACTGTGACCGCGGCGGACTTAGACTATGTCGGCTCGATCAGCCTCGACGATGAGCTGCTCCAGGCTGTTGACCTGTTTGAAGGCCAGCAGGTTGACGTTCTCGACATCACCAACGGTGCCCGCCTGACGACCTACGTGATCAGGGCAGAGGCTGGATCAGGCACGGTAGCAATCAACGGAGCCGCCGCCCACCTGGTTCACACAGGCGACCTGATTATTGTGCTCGGTTACGGCCTGTTGGATGAATCCACGGCCCAGACCCACCTGCCCAAAGTGGCCCATGTCGACACCAACAACCGGATCATTAGACTTGGCCATCATCCAGGCCAGTAA
- a CDS encoding bifunctional [glutamine synthetase] adenylyltransferase/[glutamine synthetase]-adenylyl-L-tyrosine phosphorylase, whose protein sequence is MDGSPDHGGRRRSVGAALARAGVGDPARAESWFEELAGYGIGLEPGDLAPLADPDAALLAMVRLASAKSGPGLELLSEVLADPDRRLSCLALFGGSVALGEHLIRHPEALSGVPAGADAESPAGPGDLGAGGGDGLAPKAGTASGETVPVNQAEAALANPAEATNGRQTDPTEPTAAQLAIRARLLEAVGADPASARPVAAGPECEPLRLAYRNELLAIAAGDLAHARPVEVFEEVSRALADLATGVLEAALSLARVAVSNHELADLSVIAMGKTGGRELNYVSDVDVIYVCEPSSGDVSEARAMEIGTQLAIALQRACAAPAKEPVIWQVDPNLRPEGKNGPLVRTLASHQAYLEKWAQTWEFQALLKARPAAGDAALGRAYIEMTRPLVWQAAGRDNFVLDTQAMRRRVEQHLPAGEAAREIKLGRGGLRDVEFTVQMLQLVHGRTDPALRSPTTLTALAQLSESGYVGRSAASQLAECYRLERTLEHRIQLRRLRRTHLLPESEVEQRILARAARLSPATSQELAGVWKATRLQVRSLHEELYYRPLLPQTASLTPGEAQLAPEAARARLTALGYRDPEGAMRHIAALTQGVSRRSSIMRQLLPVIMGWLAEGADPDSGLLSFRQLSEALGATPWFLRLLRDKSGAAERLSHVLAASKWVADSLTRSPEAAAWFGQDADLAPRPLAEMMVESDAVLQRHQEVAPATEAVRALRRRELSRIGAGQVVGQVSDLEAYQATSDAAEVALVSALRLAKAVVAENLGDLPARVAVVAMGSLGGREMALGSDADVLFVHQAVPGADPAAASAAAVAVAKQVKELLGGLGPEPALVVDPDLRPEGRSGPLTRSVEAYRDYYQRWAQPWERQALLRARLLAGDDDVAGEFMSLADSVRYQAGGLPPADLRELRLVKARVEAERLPRGIEPARHLKLGPGGLLDVQWVAQLYQLRFAHGHPALQVTATLDALEACAAEGLIELADVEVLTAAWRQAMAIRQANALWTGRVNPACDHVPSDQRHLAGIAALLSRESGLSQQIAQDWARAARRARKVFERLFFD, encoded by the coding sequence ATGGACGGTTCTCCTGATCACGGCGGCCGGCGCCGGTCGGTCGGGGCTGCCCTGGCCCGGGCCGGGGTGGGCGATCCGGCGCGGGCGGAGTCCTGGTTTGAAGAGCTGGCCGGCTACGGAATTGGCCTAGAGCCGGGCGACCTGGCGCCGCTGGCGGATCCCGACGCCGCCCTGCTGGCCATGGTTCGCCTGGCCAGCGCCAAATCCGGGCCAGGCCTTGAGCTGCTAAGCGAAGTCCTGGCAGATCCGGACCGGCGGCTGAGCTGCCTGGCCTTGTTTGGAGGGTCGGTCGCCTTAGGTGAGCACTTGATTCGCCACCCCGAGGCCCTGTCTGGGGTGCCCGCTGGGGCCGATGCCGAGTCCCCGGCCGGGCCAGGTGACCTGGGCGCAGGCGGAGGCGACGGTTTGGCGCCCAAGGCCGGTACGGCATCGGGCGAAACGGTGCCTGTCAACCAGGCCGAGGCGGCACTAGCCAACCCGGCCGAGGCGACCAATGGAAGGCAGACCGACCCAACCGAACCAACCGCAGCCCAATTGGCCATCCGAGCCCGGCTGTTGGAAGCGGTTGGAGCCGACCCAGCTTCCGCCCGGCCAGTGGCGGCAGGCCCTGAATGCGAGCCGCTGCGGCTGGCCTACCGCAACGAACTGCTGGCCATTGCCGCCGGCGACCTGGCTCATGCGCGGCCGGTCGAGGTTTTCGAAGAGGTTAGCCGGGCGCTGGCCGACCTGGCCACCGGCGTGCTCGAGGCGGCGCTGAGCCTAGCCCGGGTGGCGGTGTCAAACCACGAGCTGGCCGACTTGTCGGTTATCGCCATGGGCAAGACTGGCGGGCGGGAGTTGAACTACGTTTCCGACGTTGACGTCATCTACGTCTGCGAGCCATCCAGCGGCGATGTCAGCGAAGCCAGGGCCATGGAGATCGGCACCCAATTGGCTATTGCACTGCAACGGGCTTGCGCCGCGCCGGCCAAAGAACCGGTCATTTGGCAGGTCGATCCCAACCTGCGGCCTGAGGGCAAGAACGGCCCGCTGGTGCGCACACTGGCCTCACACCAGGCCTATTTGGAGAAATGGGCTCAGACCTGGGAGTTCCAAGCACTGCTAAAGGCCCGCCCGGCGGCCGGCGATGCGGCCTTGGGCCGTGCCTACATCGAAATGACCCGGCCGTTGGTGTGGCAGGCGGCCGGACGGGACAACTTTGTCTTAGACACCCAAGCCATGCGCCGGCGGGTCGAGCAGCATTTGCCGGCTGGCGAGGCGGCCCGCGAAATCAAGCTGGGACGTGGGGGTTTGCGTGACGTCGAGTTCACCGTCCAAATGCTGCAACTGGTTCACGGGCGAACCGATCCGGCCCTGCGCTCACCAACCACGCTGACGGCCCTGGCCCAGCTGTCTGAGAGCGGCTACGTTGGGCGGTCGGCTGCCAGCCAACTGGCCGAGTGCTACCGCTTGGAACGAACCTTGGAGCACCGGATACAGCTGCGCCGCCTGCGCCGCACCCACCTCCTGCCCGAGTCCGAGGTAGAGCAGCGGATCTTGGCCCGGGCTGCCAGGCTGTCGCCGGCCACCTCCCAGGAGCTGGCAGGAGTCTGGAAAGCCACGAGGCTGCAGGTCCGGTCGCTGCATGAGGAGCTTTACTACCGGCCGCTGTTGCCACAGACCGCCTCGCTAACCCCCGGCGAGGCCCAATTGGCGCCAGAGGCCGCTCGGGCCCGCTTGACGGCCTTGGGTTACCGCGACCCTGAAGGCGCAATGCGGCATATCGCCGCTTTGACCCAAGGTGTTAGCCGGCGGTCATCGATTATGCGGCAGCTGTTACCGGTCATCATGGGCTGGCTAGCCGAAGGGGCTGATCCCGACTCGGGGTTGTTGTCCTTCCGTCAACTGTCTGAGGCCCTGGGCGCGACACCCTGGTTCTTGCGGTTGCTGCGGGACAAATCCGGTGCCGCGGAGCGGTTGAGCCACGTCTTGGCGGCCTCGAAATGGGTGGCCGATTCTTTGACTCGGTCGCCAGAGGCGGCCGCTTGGTTTGGCCAGGACGCCGACCTGGCGCCACGGCCCCTGGCGGAGATGATGGTCGAGTCCGATGCCGTACTGCAGCGGCACCAAGAGGTCGCCCCGGCGACCGAGGCAGTCAGGGCGTTGCGGAGGCGCGAGCTCAGCCGCATTGGCGCCGGTCAGGTCGTTGGCCAGGTCAGCGACCTCGAGGCCTATCAGGCAACTTCCGATGCGGCCGAGGTTGCTTTGGTCAGCGCCCTGCGTCTGGCCAAGGCGGTAGTGGCAGAAAACCTGGGCGATTTGCCGGCGCGTGTGGCGGTTGTGGCGATGGGCTCGCTGGGAGGCCGCGAAATGGCCCTTGGTTCTGACGCCGATGTGCTGTTTGTGCACCAAGCCGTGCCCGGAGCGGATCCGGCGGCGGCCAGCGCGGCGGCAGTGGCCGTGGCCAAGCAGGTCAAGGAGTTGCTTGGTGGCCTGGGACCCGAACCGGCCTTGGTAGTTGATCCCGACCTGCGGCCAGAAGGCCGCTCTGGCCCGCTGACCAGGTCGGTTGAGGCCTACCGGGACTACTACCAGCGCTGGGCCCAGCCCTGGGAACGCCAGGCTTTGCTCCGGGCTCGCCTTTTGGCCGGGGACGATGACGTGGCGGGCGAGTTTATGAGCCTGGCGGACAGCGTGCGCTACCAGGCCGGTGGCTTGCCGCCGGCTGATTTACGCGAGTTGAGACTGGTCAAGGCCAGGGTTGAAGCCGAGCGCCTGCCCAGGGGGATCGAACCGGCCCGCCACTTGAAGCTGGGCCCAGGTGGGTTGTTGGATGTCCAATGGGTGGCTCAGCTCTACCAGCTGCGCTTTGCCCACGGCCATCCTGCGCTGCAGGTCACCGCCACTCTTGACGCCTTAGAGGCCTGCGCCGCCGAAGGGCTAATCGAGCTGGCCGATGTCGAAGTCCTGACCGCAGCCTGGCGCCAGGCCATGGCTATCCGCCAGGCCAATGCGCTTTGGACCGGCCGGGTCAACCCGGCTTGCGACCACGTGCCGTCAGACCAACGCCACCTGGCCGGCATCGCCGCCCTCCTTTCCCGCGAGTCCGGGCTTTCGCAGCAAATTGCCCAGGACTGGGCCCGAGCCGCCCGCCGGGCAAGGAAGGTATTCGAGCGGCTGTTCTTCGACTAG